In Gammaproteobacteria bacterium (ex Lamellibrachia satsuma), a single genomic region encodes these proteins:
- a CDS encoding ABC transporter ATP-binding protein, protein MQPDNSSAIITVKKLHKCYWVGSMPFPALNGANLSIDRGEFAVLAGRSGSGKSTLLNVIGALESADNGEVIVNGENILGMNHTERTLFRLHNIGFVFQSYNLIRVLSARENIAYVCQLQGMDKKESEGIADHWLNEVDMGHLGYRRPDQLSGGQQQRVAVARALATNPKIVLADEPTANLDTLTGQRLMCLLQQLNDKFGTTFLISSHDPDVKNAASRLIKLADGQVVRNWEKIPPTPPPISKACPIKNLPLAEKVRQFLRNKRKGPSKTDKKGPTPRRS, encoded by the coding sequence ATTCAGCCAGATAACAGTTCAGCTATCATCACCGTCAAGAAGCTGCATAAATGCTATTGGGTCGGCAGCATGCCTTTCCCTGCGCTCAACGGCGCCAACCTTTCAATAGACAGGGGAGAGTTTGCTGTTCTCGCCGGCCGCTCGGGCTCCGGAAAAAGCACGTTGCTGAACGTCATTGGCGCACTTGAATCTGCCGATAACGGCGAAGTCATCGTCAATGGCGAAAATATTCTCGGCATGAATCACACCGAGCGCACCCTCTTTCGACTGCATAATATCGGTTTTGTTTTTCAATCATACAACCTGATCAGGGTGCTAAGTGCCAGAGAGAACATCGCCTATGTCTGCCAACTACAGGGAATGGATAAAAAAGAGAGTGAAGGGATCGCAGATCACTGGCTGAATGAAGTGGATATGGGACATCTCGGTTACCGCAGACCTGACCAGCTCTCCGGCGGCCAACAGCAGCGAGTCGCCGTAGCCAGGGCATTGGCAACCAATCCAAAGATCGTGCTGGCTGACGAGCCCACTGCAAACCTCGATACACTGACAGGTCAGCGACTGATGTGCCTGCTACAGCAGCTCAACGATAAATTCGGCACCACCTTTCTGATCTCATCCCATGACCCCGATGTCAAAAATGCTGCCAGCCGTCTCATCAAACTCGCCGATGGTCAGGTGGTGCGCAATTGGGAAAAGATCCCCCCTACCCCACCGCCAATCAGTAAGGCCTGTCCCATAAAGAATCTGCCCTTGGCCGAAAAAGTACGGCAGTTCCTGCGCAACAAGCGCAAAGGGCCTTCAAAAACAGACAAAAAGGGACCGACGCCACGCCGTTCATAA
- a CDS encoding ABC transporter permease has translation MSNAKRLSLTAYLSLALRNLLRNPRRTGITLATMIFGIATLTLLSALNDGWLEQMRDNFILSFTGHVQIHASGFESSQNLNDHIKAPGKIILLLQDSPEIQGWTQRIRTSGLVSLGGSSAGVQIMATDPEQETWVTHMHRGLKQGRWLNPGTSHDLLLGITVAQNIGAEIGDRIVLMAQRPNGEMVSEIFFLRGILETGAPQIDRTLALIPLNAAQAWFEMGESVTDIVIRASSHENTAGLQHHFNQELRGDGYEILAWQDLDPMVRQWLEFSDAYGLIIILVVVALVLTEILNTMLISLHERQKELGIMIAIGTRKSQIFFMLLIEAVMLILLGGALGYGVGGLLVLHLSDGGIDLSYFANAFKFFYMDPVILPLLTLDSATRILGTTLVAALIAGLYPAWRATKIEISQSLRTF, from the coding sequence ATGTCTAATGCCAAGCGCCTCTCACTGACAGCCTATCTCTCACTGGCCTTGCGAAACCTGCTACGGAACCCGCGCCGTACCGGCATCACACTGGCAACCATGATTTTCGGTATCGCCACACTGACCCTGCTCAGTGCCCTCAATGATGGCTGGCTGGAGCAGATGAGGGACAACTTTATTCTCAGTTTCACCGGGCATGTGCAGATACATGCCAGCGGATTCGAGTCTTCACAGAACCTCAATGACCATATCAAAGCGCCCGGAAAGATAATCCTGCTGCTCCAGGACTCCCCGGAGATCCAGGGCTGGACACAGCGCATTCGCACCTCCGGGCTGGTCTCTCTTGGAGGCAGCAGTGCCGGCGTCCAGATCATGGCCACCGACCCTGAACAGGAGACTTGGGTAACACATATGCACCGGGGGCTTAAACAGGGCCGCTGGCTCAATCCCGGCACTTCCCACGACCTCCTGCTTGGTATAACTGTCGCCCAGAACATAGGCGCTGAGATCGGCGACAGGATCGTGCTCATGGCGCAACGCCCCAACGGCGAGATGGTCTCCGAGATTTTTTTTCTGCGCGGTATTCTCGAGACCGGCGCACCTCAGATTGACCGTACGCTGGCACTGATACCCCTGAATGCCGCGCAGGCCTGGTTCGAGATGGGAGAATCCGTCACCGACATCGTCATAAGAGCCAGCAGCCATGAAAACACTGCCGGCCTTCAGCATCACTTCAATCAGGAACTCCGCGGTGATGGTTATGAAATTCTCGCCTGGCAGGATCTCGACCCGATGGTTCGCCAATGGCTGGAATTCAGCGATGCCTATGGCCTTATCATCATACTTGTTGTCGTGGCACTGGTACTCACCGAGATCCTTAATACCATGTTGATCTCCCTGCATGAGCGACAGAAAGAGCTTGGCATAATGATCGCAATCGGCACCCGAAAGTCGCAGATATTCTTTATGCTGCTGATTGAAGCCGTGATGCTGATCCTGCTCGGCGGTGCCTTGGGCTACGGGGTGGGTGGACTACTTGTTTTGCACCTTTCCGATGGCGGCATTGATCTCTCCTACTTCGCCAATGCCTTCAAGTTCTTCTACATGGATCCTGTCATACTGCCGCTGCTGACCCTTGATTCAGCCACACGGATACTCGGCACCACCTTGGTCGCTGCCCTGATCGCTGGTCTCTATCCGGCCTGGAGGGCAACAAAAATTGAAATCAGCCAATCCCTGCGAACCTTCTGA